Proteins from one Pseudomonas sp. KBS0710 genomic window:
- a CDS encoding ferredoxin--NADP reductase, with protein sequence MTASAEKFTRQTLLEVQSLTPSLFTLRTTRDPGFRFTAGQFVRLGVTKADGSTVWRAYSIVSSPFDEHLDFFSIVVPGGEFTSELSRLKVGDTLMVERQATGYLTLNRFVDGRDLWLLGTGTGVAPFLSMLQDFEVWEKFERIVLVYSAREAKELAYQSLINTLGEREYLAEYAHKLTYIPIVTREQHPGALNGRITTLIENGELERAAGVELTPEHSRVLICGNPQMVDDTRQLLKQRDLQLSLSRRPGQVAVENYW encoded by the coding sequence ATGACGGCCAGTGCTGAGAAATTTACCCGCCAGACCCTGCTCGAGGTGCAATCGCTGACGCCCAGCCTGTTTACCCTGCGCACCACCCGAGACCCGGGCTTTCGGTTTACCGCCGGCCAGTTTGTACGCCTGGGCGTGACCAAGGCGGACGGCAGCACGGTGTGGCGCGCCTACTCCATCGTGTCCTCGCCGTTTGACGAACACCTGGATTTTTTCTCTATCGTGGTTCCGGGTGGCGAATTTACCAGTGAACTAAGCCGCCTGAAGGTGGGCGATACCTTGATGGTGGAGCGTCAGGCCACAGGCTATCTGACCTTGAACCGCTTCGTAGACGGGCGTGATCTGTGGCTGCTGGGCACCGGCACCGGGGTGGCGCCGTTTCTGTCGATGCTGCAGGACTTCGAGGTTTGGGAAAAATTCGAGCGTATCGTGCTGGTCTACAGCGCCCGAGAGGCCAAGGAGCTGGCGTATCAGTCGCTGATCAACACGCTGGGCGAGCGCGAATACCTGGCCGAGTACGCGCACAAACTTACCTACATTCCCATCGTCACCCGTGAGCAGCACCCAGGAGCGCTGAACGGGCGCATCACCACGCTGATCGAGAATGGCGAGCTGGAGCGCGCTGCCGGCGTAGAACTGACGCCGGAGCACTCCCGCGTGCTGATCTGCGGCAACCCGCAGATGGTCGATGACACACGCCAGCTGCTCAAGCAGCGCGATCTGCAACTGAGCCTCAGCCGGCGCCCTGGGCAAGTGGCGGTAGAAAATTACTGGTAA
- the mscL gene encoding large-conductance mechanosensitive channel protein MscL has product MGVISEFKAFAVKGNVVDMAVGIIIGAAFGKIVSSFVGDVVMPPIGLLIGGVDFADLAITLKAAQGDVPAVVLAYGKFIQSVIDFVIVAFAIFMGVKAINRLKREEAVAPSLPPTPTKEEVLLGEIRDLLKAQNDKPL; this is encoded by the coding sequence ATGGGCGTGATCAGTGAGTTCAAGGCCTTCGCGGTCAAAGGTAATGTGGTCGATATGGCCGTCGGTATCATCATCGGCGCCGCCTTCGGCAAAATCGTTTCCTCCTTTGTAGGCGACGTGGTGATGCCACCGATCGGTCTGTTGATCGGTGGTGTGGACTTCGCTGACCTGGCGATAACCCTCAAAGCCGCGCAAGGTGATGTGCCCGCCGTGGTCCTGGCTTATGGCAAGTTCATCCAGAGCGTGATCGACTTCGTGATCGTCGCCTTCGCCATCTTCATGGGCGTGAAAGCCATCAACCGCCTCAAGCGCGAAGAAGCTGTGGCGCCAAGCCTGCCGCCGACGCCGACCAAGGAAGAGGTGCTGCTGGGCGAGATCCGTGATCTGCTCAAAGCACAAAACGACAAGCCGCTTTAA
- a CDS encoding catalase → MNTSMSRRPVSARYALGLVTASLLSLSVQAANLTRDNGAAVGDNQNSQTAGANGPVLLQDVQLIQKLQRFDRERIPERVVHARGTGAHGTFTVTDNLSDLTKAKVFAAGEATPVFVRFSAVVHGNHSPETLRDPRGFATKFYTSEGNWDLVGNNFPTFFIRDAIKFPDMVHAFKPDPRTNLDDDSRRFDFFSHVPESTRTLTELYSDSGTPASYREMDGNGVHAYKLINAKGEVHYVKFHWKSLQGIKNLDPKQVTEVQGRDYSHMTNDLVTHINKGDFPKWDLYVQVLKPEDLAKFDFDPLDATKIWPDVPERKVGQMVLNRNPANVFQETEQVAMAPANLVPGIEPSEDRLLQGRVFSYADTQMYRLGPNALQLPINAPRVTVNNGNQDGAMNTGKTTTGVNYQPSRLLPREEPQAARYSQSALSGSTQQAKIQREQNFKQAGDLYRSYSKKERQDLIENFGGSLATTDDESKHIILSFLYKADPEYGTGVTKVAKGDLARVKALAEKLTD, encoded by the coding sequence ATGAATACGTCAATGAGCCGCAGGCCTGTTTCAGCGCGATACGCACTGGGATTGGTCACTGCCAGCCTGCTATCCCTTTCTGTACAAGCCGCCAACCTGACCCGCGATAACGGCGCGGCCGTGGGTGACAACCAGAATTCCCAGACCGCCGGGGCCAATGGTCCGGTACTGCTGCAAGACGTGCAGTTGATTCAGAAGTTGCAGCGCTTTGACCGCGAACGCATCCCGGAGCGTGTGGTTCACGCCCGTGGCACCGGCGCCCACGGCACCTTTACCGTCACCGACAACCTCAGCGACCTGACCAAAGCCAAAGTCTTCGCGGCCGGTGAAGCCACCCCGGTGTTCGTGCGTTTTTCGGCGGTGGTGCACGGCAACCATTCCCCGGAAACCTTGCGTGACCCACGCGGTTTCGCCACCAAGTTCTACACCAGCGAAGGTAACTGGGACCTGGTAGGCAATAACTTCCCGACGTTCTTTATCCGCGACGCCATCAAGTTTCCGGACATGGTCCATGCGTTCAAACCGGACCCGCGCACTAACCTCGACGACGACTCGCGGCGTTTTGACTTCTTCTCCCATGTGCCAGAGTCCACCCGCACACTCACCGAGCTGTATTCCGACTCCGGCACGCCCGCCAGTTATCGCGAAATGGACGGCAACGGCGTACATGCCTACAAGTTGATCAACGCCAAGGGTGAAGTGCACTACGTCAAGTTCCACTGGAAGAGCCTGCAGGGCATCAAGAACCTTGACCCCAAGCAAGTGACCGAAGTGCAGGGGCGTGACTACAGCCATATGACCAATGACCTGGTCACTCACATCAACAAGGGCGATTTCCCCAAGTGGGACCTTTACGTGCAAGTGCTGAAACCTGAGGATTTGGCCAAGTTTGATTTCGACCCACTGGACGCCACCAAGATCTGGCCTGACGTACCGGAACGCAAAGTCGGGCAGATGGTGCTGAACCGCAACCCGGCCAACGTCTTCCAGGAAACCGAGCAAGTGGCCATGGCCCCGGCCAACCTGGTGCCGGGCATCGAGCCGTCGGAAGACCGCTTGCTGCAAGGCCGGGTGTTCTCCTACGCGGACACGCAGATGTACCGCCTGGGGCCGAACGCCCTGCAACTGCCGATCAACGCACCCCGTGTGACCGTCAACAACGGTAACCAGGATGGCGCAATGAATACCGGCAAGACCACCACGGGCGTGAACTATCAGCCAAGCCGCCTGTTGCCGCGTGAAGAGCCGCAAGCCGCGCGTTACAGCCAGTCGGCGCTGTCGGGCAGCACCCAGCAGGCGAAGATCCAGCGCGAGCAGAACTTCAAGCAGGCCGGTGACTTGTACCGCTCCTATAGCAAGAAAGAGCGTCAGGACTTGATCGAAAACTTCGGCGGCTCCCTGGCCACCACCGATGACGAGAGCAAGCACATCATCCTGTCGTTCCTCTATAAGGCTGACCCGGAGTACGGCACTGGCGTGACCAAGGTGGCAAAAGGTGACCTGGCGCGCGTCAAGGCGCTGGCAGAAAAACTGACTGACTGA
- a CDS encoding ankyrin repeat domain-containing protein, translating to MRISIGLLMAMLAFVAHAESPDPVALKAQLQDYYFDAARRGDIDMLNTFIESGYSLNTQDDKGYTALILAAYHGQAPFVERLLNAGADACVQDKRGNTALMGAIFKGELKIAQRLLSTDCNPDQRNGAGQTAAMYAGLFKRVELLDELKAKGADLDAEDPIGNSASRLASGEIRTPAPR from the coding sequence ATGCGAATTTCTATCGGTTTACTGATGGCCATGCTGGCCTTTGTCGCCCATGCCGAGTCACCCGACCCGGTCGCGCTCAAGGCCCAGTTGCAGGACTACTATTTCGACGCCGCCCGCCGTGGCGATATCGACATGCTCAACACCTTCATTGAATCCGGTTACAGCCTCAATACCCAGGATGACAAGGGTTACACCGCGCTGATCCTCGCCGCCTACCACGGCCAGGCGCCGTTCGTGGAACGCCTGCTCAACGCCGGCGCCGACGCCTGCGTGCAAGACAAACGCGGTAATACAGCCCTCATGGGCGCGATCTTCAAAGGCGAGCTGAAAATCGCCCAGCGCCTGCTCTCCACCGACTGCAACCCCGACCAGCGCAACGGCGCCGGGCAGACCGCCGCCATGTACGCCGGGCTGTTCAAGCGTGTTGAGTTGCTGGACGAGCTAAAGGCCAAAGGCGCCGACCTTGACGCCGAAGACCCGATCGGCAACAGCGCTTCACGTTTGGCCAGTGGTGAAATCCGGACCCCGGCGCCGCGCTGA
- the radA gene encoding DNA repair protein RadA gives MAKAKRMYGCTECGATFPKWAGQCTECGAWNTLTETMIESGGAAAPTGRAGWTGQQAQIKTLAEVSVEEIPRFSTASGELDRVLGGGLVDGSVVLIGGDPGIGKSTILLQTLCSIASRMPALYVTGEESQQQVAMRARRLGLPQDQLRVMTETCIESIIATARIEKPKVMVIDSIQTIFTEQLQSAPGGVSQVRESAALLVRYAKQSGTAIFLVGHVTKEGALAGPRVLEHMVDTVLYFEGESDGRLRLLRAVKNRFGAVNELGVFAMTDRGLKEVSNPSAIFLTRAQEEVPGSVVMATWEGTRPMLVEVQALVDDSHLANPRRVTLGLDQNRLAMLLAVLHRHGGIPTHDQDVFLNVVGGVKVLETASDLALMAAVMSSLRNKPLPHDLLVFGEVGLSGEVRPVPSGQERLKEAAKHGFKRAIVPKGNMSKEMPAGLKVIGVTRLEQALDALFE, from the coding sequence ATGGCAAAGGCCAAGCGCATGTACGGCTGCACAGAGTGCGGCGCGACCTTTCCCAAGTGGGCCGGCCAGTGCACCGAGTGCGGTGCATGGAACACCCTGACGGAAACCATGATCGAAAGCGGCGGTGCGGCAGCCCCCACCGGCCGTGCCGGCTGGACCGGGCAGCAGGCGCAGATCAAGACGTTGGCCGAAGTCAGCGTCGAAGAAATTCCGCGTTTTTCCACCGCGTCCGGCGAGCTGGACCGTGTACTGGGCGGCGGGCTGGTGGACGGCTCGGTGGTGCTGATCGGCGGCGACCCCGGCATTGGTAAATCGACCATCCTTCTGCAAACCCTGTGCAGCATCGCCAGCCGCATGCCGGCACTCTACGTCACCGGTGAAGAATCCCAACAACAAGTGGCCATGCGCGCCCGACGCCTGGGCTTGCCCCAGGATCAACTGCGGGTCATGACCGAAACCTGCATCGAAAGCATCATCGCCACGGCCCGCATCGAAAAGCCCAAGGTCATGGTGATCGACTCGATCCAGACGATTTTCACTGAGCAACTGCAATCGGCACCCGGCGGCGTGTCCCAGGTGCGCGAAAGTGCGGCGCTGTTGGTGCGCTATGCCAAGCAGAGCGGCACGGCGATTTTCCTGGTCGGCCACGTGACCAAGGAAGGCGCGCTGGCCGGGCCGCGCGTGCTGGAGCATATGGTCGACACCGTGCTGTATTTTGAAGGCGAATCCGATGGCCGCCTGCGTTTGCTGCGGGCGGTGAAGAACCGCTTTGGTGCGGTCAACGAGTTGGGTGTGTTCGCCATGACTGACCGAGGCTTGAAAGAAGTCTCCAACCCTTCGGCGATTTTTCTGACCCGCGCCCAGGAAGAAGTCCCCGGCAGTGTGGTGATGGCCACGTGGGAAGGCACCCGGCCGATGCTGGTCGAAGTGCAGGCATTGGTGGATGACAGCCACTTGGCCAACCCGCGCCGGGTTACGCTCGGTCTGGATCAGAACCGATTGGCGATGCTGCTGGCGGTGCTGCACCGTCACGGCGGCATTCCTACCCACGACCAGGACGTGTTCCTCAACGTGGTCGGCGGGGTCAAGGTGCTGGAAACCGCCTCCGACCTGGCGCTGATGGCGGCGGTGATGTCCAGCCTGCGCAATAAACCGTTGCCCCATGACTTGCTGGTGTTTGGTGAGGTCGGCCTGTCGGGCGAGGTGCGCCCGGTGCCGAGCGGCCAGGAGCGTTTGAAGGAAGCGGCCAAGCACGGCTTCAAGCGTGCGATCGTGCCCAAGGGCAATATGTCGAAGGAAATGCCGGCGGGGTTGAAGGTGATTGGCGTCACGCGCCTTGAACAGGCCCTGGATGCACTGTTCGAGTAA